The genome window TAtgaaaagtatcaatacttaaataaaaattgataccATCTTCGATTctgtttgttttaaaactatTCATATGGTtaagtatcaataccaaatgtctaaatatcgatacttgtttttaaaatggtaaaaccTCATCTTCAAAAGTTAAATTCATGCCAAAATTCACCTATTCAAACACCTAATAGACAAACCAATGTGTCTTCATTGGCACTACAATTCAATAATCACATCAATATCacatttaaaatcaaagaaGTGGTATTCAAAGTGTTCATACACCATTAGCATTTCATACCAAAACATCAccatagtatatatataagatctaaaaaatctcaaaattgtATGGAAGTGCTTTATGAATGCAATACAGTTTTGGTTTAATAGAAAAGATCCTACCCCACTGCTTCATAGTATAGTAAGAGTTTCCTAGAATTTGTTCATCCGTACACACCgagttgtggataaaccacaaAGTTGTAGGTTAATATGCTGCCAAATGGTTGTAAGTGCacaaaatatttacatatgAGAGTTGCCAGAATGTGGGTGGATGAACCACCAATTTTGTTGGTTAATATGCTACCAGATGGTTGTGAATACACAACATAATTGTAGATAAAAGCTACTAGATAGCCTGGGGATAAACCACCATAGTTGTAGATTTACTAATTTGCCAGAACTTTCCCCTTTCAAAGCGTCCCGCCCCATGCAATGCATCATGGCATGCTTATAAAAGATCAAGACGGTAGAGAATAAAATACTTACAATAGATCAATATGACAATAAAAGGTATgcttttaactaattaataagTAGAAAAACATATGCTTTTTACGTATTAGATTTAACGGTATCCTATGGCATGTTGAACATACAATCGGAAATATAGATGCTGTAACACCCTTATACCTGACCCGATCGCTGAGTCAAGGCATTAGGATGTTACATTCGTTGCCGAAGCAACTActgaaaattttagatcaatttatcatattatttaattaatgtagatCCATGACTAATTAtagtaataattgaatttacaaTAGAACTAATAATGAgttaaatgagctcattaaaacATCCACAATTGATCAAagaccaatttgtaaagttcataaagatttttaaattgttgtCGCGACGTTGGGATTTCCACATCGTGACATGGCGAACTTGTTAACGTGACATCGTCTCCATTTTCGTACAAGTTccacactttatttttatttatttaatttatatcattACTTGAATCGTATTCAGATGTCATAACCGCCGCTtcattttacatatcatctaCATACATAATTTCTAATCTCAAGTCCTCAtaaaaacatgatatttaatcaaagataacaaagtttattaaattaacacaaatattaaagttttacaaataagaCCATTAGAGGGCTTGCACTTGAAAAATTAGTTTACCCACTTtatgtatatttcatatttatttctaaattgagccaatcaatttaattcttcataaaattttaacaaagaattcaatatcacatcaattaacaattttacttattattttatgaattcgTTTAAAATATACTCACATGTAATAATTATTCCATCACCTACAACCATTTTgatacatttcaaattcatctactatatatgttgatatatttttcctcctcctctccattccacatcctttatgtatatatttgttaaaatctttagcttttagtatataacatgcttatatgtaacattatctataattccactatttacttatgtgttcATATCAAAGCTGTCCTTGTTCTGCTGCTTGACAACTTCgacctttctttactaaaaattaattatctcttagtacggggtctggatgatgtttctgtttgtttttcttACAAATAGACTGATtaagattttaaacatataaatttaaacccctaataattttttttataatttttgatgattttctaaagtcaaaacaggggaacccaaaatcaatctgaccttgtctcaaaaaaattcatatatctcataatatgaaattcttttggtTACGCCGTTTCTTTTAagtaaaactagactcaatatactataattttatactttaattaacctctaattcaatttctacaattttgataaattttcaaagtcagactactgctgttgtccaaaactattttagtacaaaatgttgataaccaagtttataacaccctcctttctctctctacaatatttcccatcactcctcttatttcccttcactaacatatttagaatataaaactttatataagaaaattctactttaacatcattttcatgctttttcaataatatcaaacttaaaaatattttgaaatcttgatgttcttaccttgtcctattgatttcaaatttaacttgattttctctctcctccaacttcgattttcttgaatccaaggtgattttcttgttctccatagtctccttatcacttttctctcttggtggttATGAAAATTCCTTGAaattctaggtgaaaatggtggatttttttggtagaaagaccaaattgtaaagacaacaaaattttcttcttctctcccCCACACTCATGTTGGAAAGATGGGAggatctttttttttctttttttcttcatctttctctcCTATTATActagctatttataataaaatattagtaaaatatctcattaaaatattaataaagtaatatttatctaattaaataattataaaatatcatcaaaatatccccaacatcatcatttccttctagagttctctctttctaattgaccattttaccctttatgatcttttaaaattccatctttgaatcatcacttaatttggtaaaattacaatttagtctattatactttttcttttttgtttgcttatttaatttggtcctattaatccattttcttaatttctagGTCCTTCTACCTTTAagatatttgcactattggCCTTTCACTTCAAGTTTTCCATATTTATACTTATGCCACAaaacttttcacatatttacaattttagtcCATTccttaatttaatacattatgTCTTGCTTCTTGATTTAACTTTCTTTTGATATCTtgcaattttgttttcattgatCTTATACCTTTTTTTCGCTAAGattttatctcatattatttactaaaaagGGTTTTGAGGATGTTACAGATGtaacaaacatatattttactcatatatcatgcataataaTACAgtaaatgagataattgattttgaCATGGTTCATATATTTTACTAGGCGAAGTCCTAGTGTTCGGTTACTGTTTATCGAAGTATGATATGCATAGAAAAATCTAAGTGAGTAAGGAATTAATTGTTGCTAGGTATGTAAGTATGTGATTGTGCCTATGGGCAAAGTCTATGTCTGGCGAGCTTGGTGGTTAGACGGACTCCTCTATAAAGAACACGCCACCCCAGTTGCTAAATGTTTGGGTTAAGTCATTGTTTGAAAGggctatttattatttttattactctAGTTGGATAACTTAGTTGGTCTGATGAGGATCAGTTAGAATAGAACTAAGTTACTACAGTCAATAAGACTCACATTTATGATGAGAGAGAAAGTTTACAGTCACGAGAATCGAAGAGGTTAGTGGGATAATCTGACTTATCCACTAAACCTAACTTTCGTGTTTAGTTGTTTAAAGTTAGTATTGGATTCTTaggtaagttttatgtttttctttgcATCCATTcttcctttcaaattttttctacaCTTTCTCTCGAAAAACCTTAGACCAGAAACTTGCTTGAAAATTTGGGTTCACTGTACTGAGCCAACTCCTTCATTATTTTAACACTTGGTAAATATTGATGAACCTTAGGTTATTTTCATGGTTATTTACGTGACCTTAGAGCTACATGCTTTAATGTCAGTTTAAGGTGTAAGGAATGAAACTTCTTGAATCTGGGCTTTGTGATAATGTTTCTTGCAAGCTTGTTTAGTTTTCTGGTATAACGATCTGATAAgtttaactatttatattatatctCAAAACACTCATAAAGGTTATTGTTATAAGTGCAAAGGTCCTGCTATTTAGACTTGTATTTTttagtgagttccttcttacttccatGTATGTGTAATGCcttgtttatttttgtgtaaGGTAAGTATTCATATTTTGTAAAGATGAAATGTCTGACATGAGCGATGGATGTTTGTAGTTGTTATTTTGGTTTGGCTTGTCAGTGTTAAAGGTGTAAGAACCTTTCTTCATGTTTAagctgtaacagcccgattttgggcctagtcgaaacaatattttcgggaccacaaatttaacaaggaaaaatttatttttattatatttttatggtctacaatttcatggaattattttgtgaaaatttcgttcgaaaatttcgacgtttaggcactcaatttagtaaaaaggactaaattgtaaaaagtataaaagttgagttctacatgttagaggtgtttagttgttatgaaattttaaattggaggtctttatatgatgattagaccattggttaagttatgaacaaaaatggacatgagataagtgaaataggaaatttttaggttaggggcaatttggtaatttagtaataaaaagaaataaaaagggaaaaaagatggtaaaatgtgctcatcttctctaTGGTGGCTGAatatagcaagggggaagccatagttagggttttcgagcttccaagctccatagtaagtgattccaagccccgtttttaatgttctttacgtttttagagtcccggtaacttgatttagcttattctagcaataatttaacctagggttcatatttggaaaaatacccataggtgaaatgtgtttattttgatgttttatgatgaaatatgaagcttgaaattatgttatacAACTTTTtctaggcgattttaagtgaaaatgagtaaaatgacataatcggtaaaaatacctaatgttcataagtaagtgttagagtgggaatttgatgttgccatagaagagaaaaatgttcagcatgtaataaaacataataataagggatgaagtttactttccgagctttggggaaaaaatgtaaacatgcaaaatttaggggcaaaatcataaatttgccaaagtttgagtcaaaaactgttttgataaatgtgagtattaaataaactaaattttctattataatcaagaaagacgagaaattgacctTGATCAGTGAAATAGagtaagtgaaattatgaaagagtaaatttaacaacaaaacagttttggacagcaacagttgtgtgactttgaaaaagcaccaaaaatggtggaaactgaattagaggttgaataatatatgaaattaaatatgaatgagtctattttcacataaaataaatagagtaagcaaaagagttatatattttgagatatttgaattttagtaagatagggttaaaatgattttggaatcccctgttctgactttggaaaatcattaaacattgtaaaaaaatagttatgagttataatttatatttttaaaatccttaaggagtctattttcaagacaaACAAACGAGAATGTCATCCGAactttgtacaatgagataattaatttttagtgaagaaaagTCAGAACTACCAAATAGTGAAACAGAggagactttaaagaataaactgtacttattggctaagaaaaaaattatgaaaattttatggtaagaatatatatgattcTAGTTTCTGgaaaaattaacagatcttaatttcgagctctgtagctcgagatataaataatttagtgactttgACTCGGATAGACTGCTTTGAATTTACATATAAGTAAACAGTGAAaatatagttaatgttgtttaagtgtgttatatacattaaggatgtagAATGGAGAgaaggaggaggacaataaaatatatggatgaattgtgtataaatggttatatgcccgattataatcggtaaatgttaaattgaatggtaaatacgtattgatATTGAAAGAATTATTGCGGTATTGAACAACAATTGATCAAATGTATAAGAAATttaatcatggtatatatatgtgtggtaATTTTGATATATGGATGTATTTTGGTTGTGGATTGATCTTGATGATAAAGGTTAGGTGACATAATTGAGAAGTACGATAGGTGGGTCATTTTATGTGTGAGATGATGGTATGATTTGGCTTGGTTAAGTAAGTTAAAAGGATGATTACATCATTGAGGTTGCATTGATTAAGTCGGTAACTAGGTGAGatgaattatgatttgtgaagcatatctatatttggcaataatagataaaatatatttatgtcatgggtgaatggttaaacacttTGGCTAGTATAAGGTGTATATTTAGTAATGTTAGTTGGTAATGAAATAACAGGTTTTGGTTTAACatcgaatagagaaaatttgtactatctttgTGGTGAATATTGATAGTTAAATGGGAGATGAATGGATAATGTATATGTGACACTTGGCTTATGAGATATTAAGTAATTGATTTATTACAATAGTTAAGTAAGAAAAATGTGacgatatgagaatatgtaatgatatggATCAATTCAGGTACTCGTGATGAAATCAAAAAATAactgaaaatttataaattcagacgacgaggaagtgaaagattgtgagtatattgggccatgtaaaccctaattagcgactcaagaataacaatttgaaagttttaatttagatggaATTTTACAACTCGATTTAATACGGTTAAAAGTCTGtgttctggtaatacctcgtaccctatttctGCATCGAATACAGGTAAGGAGTGTTACATAAGCCGCTACTCTCTGCTTCTAACAAGGATAATATggattggaaaatgaaaatgaattcaTGGCATTGCCTTCAATGGATTAAGCATTGAACTGACAGATCATGATACATGAAAATGGTCGTGTAGCCTCTGGTGGGGCAAAAATTATGTTGCAAAGCAAATTGGCAAATCATGACAAAGGAATGTGAATGAAATGATCCATATGTCTTAACTATGGATTAGGGTACGTGGCTAACATGAAGAAGGTTGTCTGTATGGTCACATGGGTATGATGTACACGCTGAAGGGAATAATGTTTGGCATATTGTTTGTTTGTGATTTGCTACCCACCAACTGGTGAATTGGGTATTTGCGTTGAGTTGGAAAGGTTTTGTTTGAATCATGTATAACTGATGTAACGTCTACTTttagaactcactaagttctttgaaGTTACTTAGTTACCTTTCCTTCTCAAGCCTGCTGATGAAGTAAAAGAATTTTTGAAGATTACACTAGAGGACAATCACTGCTGTAAGACTTCTAGTATTGTGTACTATGCATGGCAAAGGGGTGGCATCAAGACGCTTACATTTTGAAGaatgaattttgtatttaaacttgTGCTCATGAAACTATGGTTTCCATGAAATTTCAATGAAGTCTTTATGGTTCTTAAAGTGTAACATTTTATCTAGCCTTAAATGATACTATTtacattctttattaaattaaactatagTTTTAAGTTGGTTTACaccaaatatggttttaaagatATTGATCTTATGTTGTGACACGACATTCCCAGTCCTTCTTAAGGCTCGGGCTTGGAGTGTTACCATTTAAACCTTCTTTATGAAACAAAACGCTAAGACATTCgatattatcatcatctttttgTTTCCTCAATCATTTAAGATTACTAGGTTTTTCCTTTTCTAGGTTAGACTTTATTTTGCCgtattcttcatttttttgcACTTTTCCTCTTTAACTAAAAAAGGTACAAGAACCTCTTGTGTCATTTTGGGTTCTTCTTCACAGTCAATAGATTTAAATGTTTTGGTTATTCAAAGTTGTAAAGTATTAATTTGGCATGTGGATTTATGGATTATTATTGCTTGTTGTCAATTCCATCAAGGGTCTTTTCAAgaattactaaatatttattaaccCTTACCTCTTTTGTGATCATTTGACGATTCATTTGAGCATGAAATCGATTAGGCTTTATGTTTTGATGATAAGTAGGAACTAAACTTTATTGTGGTCTATTGATTGAAATGTTCAATGATTAATTTTAGGGTtagggactagattgtaaaaaaatgaattaaatcgaataaacttaaaaacttagAATTGAAAACTCTAAGCGAACATATAAATAAGTGAGATCGATAGGAGATCCTATTGTGAACAAATTCAATTTTCCTGATTTAGTCTAGTGAGGTCGAGAggtaaattggactaaattgccTAATTGGGTAAAATGGTGACTGAGAGGTAAAACTAGACCAATTAGGAGTTTAAGCAATTTAGATCCCTAATCGGAGAGCTAATGATCAACATGGATATTAATCGATAACTCTATTTTATctgattaatatatatttttgattttggtgtttattcaatttagtcattttagatATAATTCAGTTTAATTCACCTCATTTTATGGATTGTCGTAATATACTACTTAGCCATTAGGTAGCTAGACTTCCTAAATGCATGGCTAATCGTTACCCATTCACCATATCATCCGATCTCCTTTGGGTTTGATCATTGGAATACTTTAAGTGTTCCATTGTACACttacaaatattacaattgacttGTCACACTTGTAGTCAAAGCTGCTTTTAAATCTCTTTAGTTTGTGCTACTTCTTTGCCTAGTGTTTGTACACTGGCATGCAATCAAATCCATAGTACATGCTTTGTTGGCCAATACTTTTCTTGCTTTCTCATATTTACCCTAAAAAGCCAATTGATGTTCTGTAGGTCTTCCAAAAAATCTTACACAAAGCCAAACTATCGTTTCAATTGGTCAGGATGCTAGCACTCCATGCTATGGAAACAATGATAAGCACCCACAACCTAATAATAACACTTATTGCTTAAAAATTGTCCCAAGTATGATAGTGAACACTTTTTTCTAGGCACACACCATCCACAAAAATTGCAGATATATGCAAATACATTCATTAACAAGAATAATGAATTGTATTGGATGTGAACACAATATCAACATACCTCTTTATTGGCTTGTTGATCGACTTCTCGTCACATCCAAGTAAGGTCCATTCTATAACACTATGATCTGAGTGACCCCTAAATCTATTCATATATTTAATGCAATagcaaattataaatatttgtaattgaGTACAGTTTAAGTtattatatacaattatatGTTTACCTTATATTAAGAGAGAATTCCTAAGATCGGGAAGGGATGAGTGCTAATCACGACATATGTATCTACGCCCATGTTTGCAGACgcaacaataatcatttacttCATCGATTGGTTCTCGAGTTGCCTACAAAACACTCTGTACAAATATGCCAGAGTCGTTGAACCTTAGCTGGACGTATCGACCATCTCAAAAGACTTTAGTAGAGGATGATATGGATCTTGTCGCCAAACTTGTATTGAAAGTATCATAACTTTGGCATATCAATCTATCTCCTCTAAAGTTGCATGTGGTGGAGTGACCGGTTTGAGATACCTCTTCAACAATgtacatttcatttaattcattttccctTTTAGACGACTTGATATCTAGGAACCGTTCACACTCATACTCCACGATTACTGCACGCCCATCAATTATTAAAGTGACATCTACTAGAATTATAATTGCTTTCCCGCAAGTAATGGTCACACTTAACTATCTACGCTTTTTTCAGGCTTCCTAAAGTTACCTGATTTACTCTGAGCTTTTCGCATATGTTGTTTCAGGTTGCAACAGCGGTGAAAACAGACATCGAGGATCTATGTATCATGATCATCGCCCTTTAActcttttttattaataaagtttGCTGATTTTCGCGATATTAAATTTATAGGCCTCTTGGACATCTGTCTTGTtcttattgtaatttttatctttCAGTGATTGTACTTTATTTGAGACTTTAATCATTGTTTACTTAAATCTATCTAATACtatccaaataaaatataaaacataatttgaatttaattactgATCGCATGTAAGAAGAAACAGGATTTGCTACAAAAGGACCAAAGATACTGAATTTACTAAACAAGATCACCACAAGTTCTATTAAAAATACTGATTTTACTATActaagtataaaaaaatatcattaaaatacaaaataaaagaactaaattaagACTTCAATTTCTACCCAACCTCCAAAAGATTTACCAAAATTACATTATTTCTTATCTCATCTcgaaaaaaaatccaaagaaaATATCAGAAACTTAAGTTCccaattcttttttcttttgaaattctcTCGTTGCATTTGATGCATTTGCCTCTCTTTTATGTGATCATCATTAAAAGCAAATCTTGTTAATGTTCTAAACTAGGCCAGCAGCGTCTCTGCTCCCAAATAAATCAACCCACTGGGTTTTACCCGACCCGGAATTGATTATGGAAGATAATAGTGTTGGTGGTGCCGGTGAGCCCTCCGGAGTGGTCGCACCCAAGGTGATGAAGGCTGGTGACCGGCAAGTTTTCACGGTTGAGCTCCGACCAGGAGAGACAACATATGTTTCGTGGAGGAAGCTTGTCAAAGACGCCAACCGGGCCCGTGGATCTTCTGCCGCTTCTGCGTCTGCAGTGGCGGCGCCGGCACCTGAGCTGCCTCCGAATGCCCACCCTAATCTCCAGTCTCGCATCGCTCCTGTAAGAGCCGCTTATTCAATCCctaattttcactttttattttttcccttatttttaAAGTTCTTAAAATGCGTAATTACTCCAATTTTGACTTAGTAGTTTTCTTGtagtttattcaattaattgtgcttgaattttgttttattgtataTCTGAATGCGTTAGTATTTACTTGGTTCCCTAGAAAATGTGGGAAACTGAAAGAAATTTTGGTAATTGCTTTTTCCCCTTTTCACCCGTTCTTAACCATGTTTGACATTATCAGGGACAAACGactgaaaaagaagaaaaagacgaGCCAGCCCCAAATCGTTTCAGTGCTGTTATTGAGAAGATTGAACGTCTTTACatggtatttatatattttattctgtTTGCGAGAATTGTGAGCTGCACTTTTAATATGTTAATGTCAAGTGAAATTCTTTTTCAGGGTAAAGATAGCAGTGATGAGGAAGAACTGGATGAGACTCCAGATGATGATCAATATGATACAGAAGACTCTTTTATCGATGATGCCGAGCTGGTAAACACTAAAATCTATTACTTCTATCTTTTATGTGTCTTGTTGGTTTTATGCAACTGTAGTTAGTGCTATTCTTATTGTAACAAGGAGGGCGGaatgtatttttattggttCATAATGTTGCTTCATTGTTCGTTATGCAGGATGAGTATTTTGAAGTTGATAATTCAGCTATAAAACATGATGGATTCTTTGTTAATAGgggaaaattggaaaaaatgtGAGTTTCTTTGAATTGTTCTTATTCTGCTTCTTCTCCACCTATTGGTGACAAAGTTTTAGTAAGGATCCTGTTTAGATGCCTATACATATGCATCCTATGGCATAACAGGAGCAACTGTACACCACACATCTCTTATTGGTTAAAGCTGGGTTAATTTATGAGCTATTTTCTCTTAAATAGGCACATATGTGGGtagaagataaaaaataaaattggattcACAGTTAGGCTGATGACTTCATTTCCTGATAGCATGAATGTTGCAATTTTAGTGGTTGTCACGCCCCccttgcacattttattccatattaattttatgattctttCTAATTACAACGTGGGCTAAGCTTTATTTTACATTACCAAATTCTAGCTTTTAATGTTAAAAGTCCATTAGTAGTGGATTTCTTCTAACTTTGCTTCACtgatttcttttcattctttcaagAAATGAACCTCCTGTAATACCTAACCAGCAGCCCAAGAAACGGCGAAGAAAAGAGGCTGCAAAACCTCCTAGTGAGAATGATGATGGTCATGTGTCAAATAAACATGCGAAGGCAGCAAAGATGGTTGCAGGGAGGGCTGAACCATCTCTGGGGAAGAATAATTCTAGTTCTCAGAATTTTACTGCAGTAGATGAACAATACAGGGATGGAAAAGTTCTGAATCAATTATCAGTTTCTGGTGTTTCTTCCAAGAAGAAATCTTCTGCGACAAGACTAGCATTGGATTCTTCTTCATATATGAAAGATCCAAATAGTGACACTTCTGCACCTTTGGCAGATGTCAAGGATattgagaatttgaagatgGGATTTCTGCAGTCAAAAGGTGTTGTCAGTAACAAATTGAAAGATGCAACTGGATCCTCTGATGTTTTGCATCAGAAATACCATGATAAAAGTGATCTCGCTCAATCGAAATCCCAACATGGAAAACTAAGCAGCAATGTTGATAAGCTTGAACAATCAGTTCGACTGAGAGAAAACAATGGCATCCATGAGTTGCCAGACATTAATGTTTCTGATGGCATACATGCTATGCATACAGCAGTAAGTTATTCTCTTtaaatcttcaaactttttttttaaataatttgttccATTGGCTGGTTTCTGTTAGTCATAGTTAGTAGCTGCATAACCTAGTTGGAGTTTTGACATGAAGATTGTTTCTGTTAATAGCAACCTACAGTATCTGAAACACTAGCAATTAAGTGGCTTTTTGTGTATGTATTATGGTAATAGAAAGCTCTAATATAGATTTACATGAGATCTATTCAACTGAAAGATGGTGCTTCTTATTAG of Gossypium raimondii isolate GPD5lz chromosome 3, ASM2569854v1, whole genome shotgun sequence contains these proteins:
- the LOC105797148 gene encoding ubinuclein-1 isoform X2, translated to MEDNSVGGAGEPSGVVAPKVMKAGDRQVFTVELRPGETTYVSWRKLVKDANRARGSSAASASAVAAPAPELPPNAHPNLQSRIAPGQTTEKEEKDEPAPNRFSAVIEKIERLYMGKDSSDEEELDETPDDDQYDTEDSFIDDAELDEYFEVDNSAIKHDGFFVNRGKLEKINEPPVIPNQQPKKRRRKEAAKPPSENDDGHVSNKHAKAAKMVAGRAEPSLGKNNSSSQNFTAVDEQYRDGKVLNQLSVSGVSSKKKSSATRLALDSSSYMKDPNSDTSAPLADVKDIENLKMGFLQSKGVVSNKLKDATGSSDVLHQKYHDKSDLAQSKSQHGKLSSNVDKLEQSVRLRENNGIHELPDINVSDGIHAMHTAKSPHMLRKDGSTLRPKSSVLEKAIRELEKIVAESRPPSMENQEADTSSQGIKRRLPREIKLKLAKVARLAASQGKVSKELLNRLMSILGHLIQLRTLKRNLKIMINMGVSPTAKQEKDARFQQIKKEAIEMIKTRIPSFETKILEPQARATDDFQEIGSEERTFRRKFNMDAPMENKICELYDLYVDGLDEDAGPQIRKFYVELAQLWPDGMMNNHEIKHAICRAKERRRARYNRRKDQEKMRREKMLTLGPEESVRVDSASSAQSQHTRERSGSDSVLTE
- the LOC105797148 gene encoding ubinuclein-1 isoform X1, which codes for MEDNSVGGAGEPSGVVAPKVMKAGDRQVFTVELRPGETTYVSWRKLVKDANRARGSSAASASAVAAPAPELPPNAHPNLQSRIAPGQTTEKEEKDEPAPNRFSAVIEKIERLYMGKDSSDEEELDETPDDDQYDTEDSFIDDAELDEYFEVDNSAIKHDGFFVNRGKLEKINEPPVIPNQQPKKRRRKEAAKPPSENDDGHVSNKHAKAAKMVAGRAEPSLGKNNSSSQNFTAVDEQYRDGKVLNQLSVSGVSSKKKSSATRLALDSSSYMKDPNSDTSAPLADVKDIENLKMGFLQSKGVVSNKLKDATGSSDVLHQKYHDKSDLAQSKSQHGKLSSNVDKLEQSVRLRENNGIHELPDINVSDGIHAMHTAKSPHMLRKDGSTLRPKSSVLEKAIRELEKIVAESRPPSMENQEADTSSQGIKRRLPREIKLKLAKVARLAASQGKVSKELLNRLMSILGHLIQLRTLKRNLKIMINMGVSPTAKQEKDARFQQIKKEAIEMIKTRIPSFETKILEPQARATDDFQEIGSEERTFRRKFNMDAPMENKICELYDLYVDGLDEDAGPQIRKFYVELAQLWPDGMMNNHEIKHAICRAKERRRARYNRRKDQEKMRREKMLTLGPEESVRVDSASSAQSQHTRERSGSDSGTQALLSTNTSTSHTTAAAAVPVLSPTNDSSFDRVKQDKLKGISSSAMDDEMKVAVASLPKKKVKRKPEMQLDESHMRPEKLPPQQGCTDRNKSIK